A genomic region of Venturia canescens isolate UGA chromosome 7, ASM1945775v1, whole genome shotgun sequence contains the following coding sequences:
- the Txl gene encoding thioredoxin-like protein 1 encodes MGLVRAVQNDSQFQGELASAGTKLVVVDFTATWCGPCQRIAPIYEQLSTKYSNAVFLKVDVDKCGETAATQGVSAMPTFIFYRNRTKLGSCQGADPVGLENKICQLYGSGDGDDGEAPVAGHMDLSTFIVKGECECLNESDDHCFEHCLKSEGGYLQSDCDEQLIISLAFRQPVKVHSLKFKAPADKGPKNIKLFINQPRTIDFDMAVSNTSVQDLTLSAKDLEEGNLVPLRYVKFQNVLNLQIFVKDNQCDGETTQIDHLAVIGSPISTTNMDDFKRVAGKRGESH; translated from the exons ATGGGTTTGGTAAGAGCCGTTCAAAATGACTCTCAGTTCCAAGGTGAACTCGCGAGCGCTGGGACAAAACTCGTCGTCGTTGATTTTACAGCGACATG gtGTGGACCATGCCAGAGAATAGCTCCAATTTATGAGCAACTCTCCACAAAATATTCTAATGCCGTGTTCCTGAAAGTTGATGTGGACAAGTGTGGAGAAACGGCGGCTACCCAGGGAGTTAGCGCTATGCCGACATTCATATTTTACCGGAATAGAACGAAGCTGGGCTCTTGTCAAGGCGCTGATCCTGTTGGGCTCGAAAACAAGATTTGTCAACTTTATGGCTCAGGAGACGGAGATGACGGAGAAGCACCAGTCGCCGGCCAT ATGGACCTTTCAACTTTCATCGTAAAAGGGGAATGCGAATGTCTTAACGAGTCCGATGATCATTGTTTTGAACATTGCCTCAAATCGGAGGGTGGATATTTGCAGAGCGATTGTGACGagcaactcattatttctttgGCTTTTCGGCAACCGGTCAAAGTACACTCTCTCAAATTTAAAGCACCCGCTGACAAGGGGCCAAAGAatattaaattgttcatcaATCAACCGAGAACAATCGATTTCGATATGGCTGTTTCTAACACGAGCGTTCAAGACCTAAC ACTATCGGCCAAGGACTTAGAGGAAGGAAATCTCGTGCCTCTGCGTTACGTGAAGTTCCAAAATGTGCTGAATCTCCAGATCTTCGTGAAGGACAATCAGTGCGACGGTGAAACGACCCAGATCGATCATTTGGCTGTAATAGGTTCACCGATATCGACAACCAATATGGACGATTTCAAGAGGGTCGCAGGAAAAAGGGGTGAAAGTCATTGA